TTCCAGATCTCGCCACCGGCGCCGACCATCAGCGGCAGCGCACCCTGCATGGTGGTCGCCTCGCCCATCGCCGTGCCGGCGTTGAGCTGGATCGGGGTCACCCCAGGCAGCGCCTTGAGCTTGGCGCCGGCGTCGAGGATCTCCTGCCAGCTCTTCGGCTGCCAGTCGGCGGGCAGGCCGGCCTGGGCGAAGAGCTTCTTGTTGTAGTAGAGGACCCGGCCGTCGGTGCCCTGCGGGATGCCGTACCGCTTGTCCTCGAACGTGCCCAGGCCCTGCACGCTCTCCGGGATCTGCGACCAGCCGTCCCACTTGTCGGCCTGGTCACCGGCCACCTCGGACAGCGGCTTGAGGTAGCCGGCCTGGGCGAACTCGCCGACCCAGATGCCGTCGACGGACACCACGTCGGCGCCGCCCTTGGACCGCAGGTCCAGGGCCAGCTTGGTCTTGTACTGCTCGTCGTCGACGCCGCTGGGCACGAACGACACCTTGGCGGTGACGCCCTTGGCCTTCTGGGCCTCGATGAACCGGGGGATGACCCACTTCTCGATCCACTCGGCGCCGGTGGCGTTCTTGCCGCCGGCGATCGCGTTGGAGGCGATGGTGAGGGTGATGTTCTTGGCGTCCTTGCCGGCTGGCTCCGAGCCGCCACCGCAGGCCGTCGTGGCGAGGGTGACGGCGGTGAGCGTGGCGAGCACGCCCGTGACGCGTGTCGATGTGAGTGACATGGATTGTTCCCTTCGCAAGGAGTGACTTCGAAGAGACTCGCGGGTCGCCCGCCGGCCGCAGGTCCATGCCGGCGGTGCTTGTCGGCCACAATGTCATGACAGCCTGACGACGTAAATACCTGTCACTGAAATGAGCCCGAAACAGGCGCGTCACCGCTCGGCGACGGTCACCTCCAGCGCGTACCGGGAGGCCCGGTAGATGTGTGCGCCGTGCTCGACGTAGCGGCCCTGGTCGTCGTAGGCCGTCCGGGTCATGGTCAGCAGCGGGGCGCCGCGCCGCTCGCCGAGCATCTGCGCCTCCGCCGCCGTCGCGGCCCGGGCCCCGATCCGCTGCTGGGCGCCGCGCACCCGCAGGCCGGCCGCGCGCAGGATCGCGTACAGGCCCCGGCTCTGCAGGCCGTCCAGGGTGAGCCGGACCAGGTCGAGGGGAAGCCAGTTCTCCAGTACCGCGAGGGGTTCCCGGTCGGCGAAGCGCAGCCGGCGCAGGTGCTGCACCTCGCTGCCGGCGGTGACCCCGAGCGCGGCCGCCACCTGCGCCGGACAGACCACGGTGGCCAGTTCGAGCACCGAGGTGGACGGCTGCCGCCCGGCCCGGGCGAGGTCGTCGTGCAGGCTGGTCAGTTCCACCGCGCGACGCACCTCGCCGCGGATCACCTCGGTGCCCACGCCGCGGCGGCGGACGATCAGTCCCTTGTCCACCAGGTGCTGGATGGCCTGCCGGACGGTGGGCCGGGACAGTCCCAGCCGGTCGGCGAGCTGCAACTCGCTGTCCAGCCGGTCGCCGGGCGCCAGCTCGCCGCGCTGGATCGCGGCCGAGAACTGCTCGGCGACCTGGAAGTACAGCGGGACCGGGCTGCTCCGGTCGACCACGATCTCGGGGCCGGTCACGGGGGACCTCCTCGTCACGGATGCCCGGGGGGTCGGGGGCGCGATGATGGGCGCCACTGTACCGAAGCGGGCGTTGAGCAAGCCTGCTGGATGTCAGGACAACACATTGACACAACTCTCGGCCACTGTTACCAATCAGGGACCAGGATCGAGCTGGCGGTCACGCCGTCGCCGGCCGGGACAAAGGACGCCGCATGCTCGACGTGCTCACCATCGGCCGGGTCGGAGTGGACATCTATCCGCTGCAGATCGCCACGCCGCTGGCCGAGGTCGAGACCTTCGGGAGGTTCCTCGGCGGCAGTGCCACCAACGTCGCGGTCGCCGCCGCCCGGTACGGGCTGCGCGCCGGGGTCGTCACCCGCACCGGCGCCGACGCCTTCGCCGACTACGTGCACCGGGCACTGCGGGACTTCGGCGTCGACGACAGCCAGGTACGCCCCGTCGACGGGCTGCCCACCCCGGTGACCTTCTGCGAGATCTTCCCGCCGGACCACTTCCCGATCTGGTTCTACCGCATGCCCACCGCCCCGGACCTGCAGATCCGTCCGGACGAGCTGGACCTCGCCGCCATCGTGGCCGCCCGGGTCTTCTGGATCACCGGCACCGGCCTCTGCCAGCGACCCAGCCGGGACGCGCACACCACCGCGCTGGCCGCCCGCGACGGCCGCCCGCACACCGTGCTGGACCTCGACTACCGGCCGATGTTCTGGCCCGACCCGGCAGCTGCCGCGGCGGCCTACGCCGAGGCGCTGCCGAGGGTCACGGTCGCCGTCGGCAACCTCGACGAGGTGGAGGTGGCGGTCGGCACCCGGGACCCCGAGCGGGCCGCCCGGCTGCTGCTCGACCGTGGGCCGCGGCTGGCCGTGGTGAAGCTCGGCCCGGACGGGGTGCTGGCCAGCACCGCCGAGCAGGCGATCCGGGTGCCGCCGGTGCCGGTGGAGGTGGTCAATGGGCTCGGCGCCGGGGACGCCTTCGGCGGCGCCCTCTGCCTGGGCCTGCTGCGGGACTGGCCGCTGGAGCGGACGCTGCGCTTCGCCAACGCCGCGGGCGCCATCGTCGCGTCGCGGCTGGCCTGCTCGTCCGCCATGCCCGACGAGGCCGAGACCGAGGCGCTGGTGGCCCAGGTGGAGCCGGCCGCAGCGACGGAAGGAGACCGTTGACTGCTCCCTGCCTGAACGGAGGGGATTCCTGGCTCACGCTGCCTGGTCGCCCTGCGGACGATCAGGTCTTACGCGATCAAGACCAGCCGGGTACAGACCAGCCCGGACCAGCATGACACGGGCGGAGTTCTTGTCTCTCGGTGAGACAGCCCCACACGTGGTGCATGTGTACGTACGTTCGGAAAGGGGAAGTGCGTGCTTGGCTCTCGCTCCGCACTGCGCGCAATCCATCGTGGTATGCGCAGGATTGATCAGGTGCACGGTGCGGCCGTGTTTGCGGCCCATCTCGATCAGGGCCCGTTTCGTCGCACCGACCGCCGCGTCAGCGGCCTTACGGGCCATCGACGTCTTCGCGAGGAACGTCGGGCGGAAGTCCTCCACCGCGATCACATCATGGTTACGGGCAACCTTCTTCGCCCACTTACGGCCGGTGTCCTGCCGCTGCCGGGCGATCTTCTTGTGGACCTTCGCGGCCTGCCGCGCCGCCTTCCGGTAGCCGCGGGTGGCGGGCTTGCCCTTCGGCCGTTCCCGCCTGGCCATCATCCGCTGATACCGGGCCAGCTTCCCCGCCGCCTTCTTGCCATGCCTGGGGTGGGGAAGATCGTGGACGTCGGAAGTGGTGGTCGCGATCTGCCGCACACCCCAGTCAACGCCGATCACCGCGCCCGTGGCAGGCAACGGTTCGCAAGGGGCTGGGACAACGAAGGAGGCGTACCAGTGGCCGAGGCCATCCCGGTAGACGCGCACCGAGCTGGGCTGCGCGGGCAACTCCCGGGACCACACGACCGTCACCACGATCCCGCCGGCAAGGTGCAACCGCCCGTCGCAGAGGCGGAAACCACGCCGCGTGTAGTTCAGGCTCGGGTCGGACAGATCCTTCTTCTTGAACCTCGGCATCCCGGCGCGCCGCCGCATCGGCAGCCTGTCCCTGATGTCCTTGAGCGCCTTGGACCGAGACTTACCGAAGTCACGGATGATCTGCTGCTGCGGCACGCTAGCACCTTCGGCAAGCCACGGGGTGATGCGGCGGGCGTCGGTCAACATCTTGTCCAGCTGCGCAGGACCACAGGTCAGCTTGTCCTGCGGGTGGGCCTTGCTGCGCTGGTGCACCGTCTTGGACTTTGCGACGCACTCGTTCCACACCCACCGGCAGCGCCCCCACTCGGCGAGCAGAGCGACGCGGGCGGTGGCGGACACCCGAATCCGGTAGGTGTAGCGAGCGTGCCCGCTGTCTGCACCAGCCGGCGTCGCGGTCATGGCTCTAACCGTAGCGGCAGGGTACGACAAACTGCCGTCCCCACTCTGCGGGGACCCGCATTCCTCCCCGCATTGAGGGACGGGCTTCCTGAGGGGGTGCGGTGAGCACCGAGTACGAGGCCCTGACCCGCACCCGCGCGCACCGGCCGCAGGCGATCGCCGAGGCCGCCGCCGGGCGGACCCGCCGACCCTGGCCGGACCATGGTCGGCCGCTGTTCCTCATCGCCGCCGACCACCCGGCCCGCGGCGCCCTCGGCGTCCGGGACCAGCCGATGGCCATGGCCGGGCGGGCCGACCTGCTCGACCGGCTGCGGCTCGCGCTGTCCCGGCCCGGGGTCGACGGGGTGCTCGGCACCCCGGACGTCCTGGAGGACCTGCTGCTGCTGGGCGCGCTGGAGGACCGGCTGGCGATCGGCTCGATGAACCGCGGTGGCCTGTTCGGCGCCGCGTTCGAGCTGGACGACCGGTTCACCGCGTACGACGCCGACAGCATCGCCGCGATGGGCTATGACGGCGGCAAGATGCTCTGCCGGATCGACCCGGACGACCACGGCACCGCCTCCACGCTGCAGGCCTGCGCCCGGGCGGTCAGCGCCCTCGCCGCGCACCGGACGGTGGCGCTGGTGGAGCCGATGTGGGTGGGGCGCACCGACGGGCGGGTCCACGTCGACCTGACGCCCGAGGCGGTGATCAAGAGTGTGAGCATCGGGCAGGCGCTCGGCACGACCTCGGCGTACACCTGGTTGAAGCTGCCGGCGATCGACGAGATGGACCGGGTGATGGCCGCGACCACGCTGCCCGTCCTGCTGCTCGGCGGCGACCCGACGGAGGCCCCCGACGTGGTCTACGCCCGCTGGCAGCGGGCGCTGCGCCAACCCGGCGTCCGCGGGCTGGTGGTCGGCCGGGCGCTGCTCTACCCGCCGGACGACGACGTGGCCGCCGCGGTCGACCTGGCCCACTCGCTGCTGCCGACCCGGCAGGAAGCATGACCGGCGGACCGCACCTGCCCTGGGGTACGACGGCCCGGCCGCCCTGGGCGCTGGAGCTCACCCCCGAGCGGGCCGGCTGGACGTACGCGGGCCTGCGGGTGCTCACCCTGCCCGCCGGCGGCGAGGTCACCTTCGCCACCGGCGAGGAGGAGATGCTGGTGCTGCCGCTGGCCGGCGCCGCCACCGTCCACTGTGACGGGCTGAGCATGAAGCTCACCGGGCGCGCCTCGGTCTTCGCCGCGGTCACCGACTTCGCCTACCTGCCCCGGGACGCCACCGTGACGGTCCGCGGCGAGGGGCGCTTCGCTCTGCCGGCGGCCCGGGCCACCCGCCGGCTGTCGCCGCGCTACGGCGCGGCCCGGGACGTGCCGGTGGAGCTGCGCGGCGCCGGGTCGGCCAGCCGGCAGGTCAACAACTTCTGCGCCCCGGAGGCCTTCGACTGTGACCGGCTGGTCGCCGTCGAGGTGCTCACCCCCGGCGGCAACTGGTCGTCCTACCCGCCGCACAAGCACGAGGACGACCGGGTCCACGACGACGGCCGGGTCGAGGCGGCCCTGGAGGAGATCTACTACTTCGAGGTGTCCGGCGCGGTGCCGGGCGACGGCGGCCCGGTCGGCTACCAGCGGGTGTACGGCACCGACCGGCGGCCGATCGACGTCCTCGCCGAGGTGCGCAGCGGCGACCTGGTGCTCGTCCCGTACGGCTACCACGGCCCGTCGATGGCCCCGCCCGGGTACCACCTCTACTACCTCAACGTGCTGGCCGGGCCCGGACCGACGCGCACCATGGCCTGCGTGGACGATCCACGGCACGGCTGGATCCGGGGCAGCTGGGCCGACCAGCGGGTCGACCCGCGGCTGCCGCTGACCAGGGCCGCGACGGGGGACGGACGATGACTCTGCGTCGGGCGCGGATCCCCGGCCTCGACAATAGGGTTAGCGTGGCTCCCTTCCCTCGGGCATTACACCGCGGCCTGCAGACTGCTCCCGCTGCCCGTCTCACTGTGCTTGAGCAGGAACGTTTTCGCTGTGCCATCCATCAATGCGTTGGGAAGGAGCGGGCGTGGTTGGTCGCACTGAATGTTCTTCCCTTCCACCTGCCGACGCCGTGGACGAATATCTACTTCGTGACTACGATCATCGTAGCGCCGCTGACGACCGAGAAGCGGTACGCCGAACAGTAGAAGGGCCGTTGGATGCTGACCGGCCGCCGTTACCTGCTGGCTCTCACTTCGGAGCAAGCCGACTACGCCGAACAGGTCGCCGCGATTTGCCGGGCGGTGTGGAACACGGCGTTGGAGCAGCGCCGCGAATACCAGCGGCGCGGTGTGTGGATCACCTACGTCGAGCAGGCTCGGCAGATGGCTGAGGCGAAGCGCGATCCGACCTGCGCTTGGCTGGCCGATGCGCCGTCGCACACGCTGCAGCAGACTCTCAGGGACCTGGAGCGGGCTTGCAAGATTCACGGCACGTTCAGTGTGCGATGGCGGTCCAAGTCCCGCACGGCGCCGTCGTTCCGGTTTCCCGACCCGAATCAAATCCAAGTGCGCCGACTCAACCGCAGGTGGGGTGAGGTGCGGTTGCCGAAGCTCGGGCCGGTTCGTTTCCGGTGGACCCGTGAGATCGGTGGAACGATCCGCAACGCAACCCTCCGCCGTGACGGCGGCCGTTGGTACATCTCGTTCTGCATTGAGGACGGCGTAGCCGCGGCTGCGCCAAACCACAAGCCCGCCGTCGGCGTTGACCTCGGCGTGGCAGTCGCAGTGGTGACTTCTGACGGCGATCGCTACGACGAGCAGTGCGTCAAGCCGGGCGAGGCAAAGCGACTCAAGCGACTGCAACAGGGTCGGTCCCGGTCGGTTGAGAGCTACGGACGCAACCGACGGTCCAAGCGTCGCGACGCGATAGGCGCTCAGCTTCTCCGACTCCACGCGCGCATCCGCAATCGGCGAAGCGACTTCGCCGCGCAGACCGCGAACAGACTGGTCCGCGGTCACGGGATGGTCGTGATTGAGGATCTGCGCGTCGCTCAGATGATTCGCTCCCATCGGGGCACGTCCCGGCAGCCGGGTCGCAACGTTAGGGCAAAGGCGGGCCTGAATAGGGCTATTCTCGCCAAGGGGTGGGGAGGCTTTCTGCTCGCCCTGCAAAACTCAGCCCGCTACCACGGTGCAACCGTAGTGAAGGTGCACCCCGCGTGCACGTCGCAGACCTGCAATGCCTGTAAGCATGTCGCCCGTGAATCCCGCAAGAGCCAAGCGGTCTTCCGGTGCGTCGCCTGCGGGCACCAGGAGAATGCCGACGTAAATGCAGCCAAGAACATTCTCGCCGCTGGGCTGGCGGTGACAGGGCGTGGAGACCTCGCCATTGGGCGGTCTGTGAAGCGCCAACCACCCGAACGGCTTACGGCATGAACGACCCTGAGCCACGGGAATCCCCCGCCGTCAGGTGCGGGGAGGAAGCCAAGCGCAGGCTCACGGTGGCGCAGGCCCTGGTGGCCTTCCTCGCCCGGCAGTGGTCCGAACGCGACGGCCGGCGCCGCCGACTGATCCCGGCCTGCTTCGGCATCTTCGGCCACGGCAACGTCGCCGGTCTCGGCGAGGCCCTGGCCGGCGCCGCCGCCGCGGGCGTCGACCTGCCGTACCGGTTGTGCCGCAACGAGCAGGGGATGGTGCACACCGCCGCGGCGTACGCCCGGATGACCGACCGGCTCAGCACCCTGGCCTGCACCACCTCCATCGGCCCGGGCGCGACCAACCTGGTCACCGGCGCCGCCGGGGCGACGATCAACCGGCTGCCAGTGCTGCTGCTGCCCGGCGACAGCTTCGCCACCCGGCGGGCCAACCCGGTGCTGCAGGAGCTGGAGGACTCCCGCTCGTACGACGTCAGCGTCACCGACGCGCTGCGCCCGGTCTCCCGCTACTGGGACCGGATCAACCGGCCCGAGCAGTTGCCGGCGGCGCTGCTGGCCGCCATGCGGGTGCTCACCGACCCGGCGGAGACCGGCGCGGTCACCCTCGCCCTGCCGCAGGACGTGCAGGCCGAGGCGTACGACTGGCCGGAGGAGCTGTTCGCCGAACGCACCTGGCACGTGCCGCGCCCCCGCCCCGACGAGGGGGTCGTCCGGCGGGCCGCTCGGATCGTCACCGCGGCCTATCGGCCGGTGCTGGTGGCCGGTGGCGGCGTCATCTACAGCGGCGCGACGGACGCGCTGCGCGGCTTCGTCGAGCGGCACGGCGTACCGGTGGTGGAGACCCAGGCGGGCAAGGGCGCCCTGCCGTACGACCATCCCCTGGCCGCGGGCGCGGTCGGGGTCACCGGCACCGCCGCGGCCAACGAGGTCGCCGCGAACGCCGACGTGGTGATCGGCGTCGGCACCCGGTACAGCGACTTCACCACCGCCTCCGGCACCCTGTTCGGCGACGCCCGGTTCGTCAACCTCAACATCACCGGCTTCGATGCCGCCAAGCTGTCCGGCGTGCAGGTCGTCGGCGACGCGCGGGAGAGTCTGACCGCGCTGGGCGCGGCCTGCGGCGACTGGGCCAGCCCGCCGGCGTACCGGTCGGTGGTCGCGGAGCTGGGCGCCCGGTGGGCGGCCGTGGTGGACCGCGCCCGGCACGCCGACCCGCAGGCGCCGCCGACGCAGGCCGCGGTCATCGGCGCGGTCAACGACGCCGCCGGCCCCCGGGGCGTCGTGGTCTGCGCGGCCGGGTCGATGCCCGGCGACCTGCACAAGCTGTGGCGCAGCACCGACCCCAAGGCCTACCACGTCGAGTACGGATACTCCTGCATGGGCTATGAGATCGCCGGCGGGATCGGGGTGAGGCTGGCCGCGCCGGACCGGGAGGTCTTCGTGCTGGTCGGCGACGGTTCCTACCTGATGCTGCCGAGCGAACTGGTCACCGCGGTGGCCGAGGGCGTGAAGCTGGTCGTGGTGCTGGTCGACAACCAGGGTTTCGCCTCGATCGGCCGGCTCTCGGAGAGCGTCGGCGCGCAGCGGCTCGGCACCGCGTACCGCGACCGCACGGGTGCGCCGCTGCCGGTCGACCTGGCCGCGAACGCGGCGAGCCTGGGCGCGGTGGTGATCCGGGCGACCACGATGGCCGAGCTGCGGGCCGGACTTGAGGCGGCGAAGGCGGCACACCGCACCACGGTCGTGCACGTGTCGACGGACCCGATGGCGGCCGGGCCGGACGGCGGCGCGTGGTGGGACGTGCCGGTCGCCGAGGTCTCGGCCGTCGCGGCGGCGCAGGCCGCCCGGGCCGCGTACGAGACGGGGCGCAAGGCGCGCCGCCTCCACCTGCACCCGTCCTGACCGAGGTTCCCGGACGAGTACGGGCCGACCAGCGGCGGCAAGCCGGACGGCAGGCGACTGAGCCGAGCCGCAGGCCGGCTCCGTCGATAGACTCCCCGGATGCACCGGTCCCGGCTCCACGCTCTGATCATCGACGTGCCGCAGGACGCCGCCGG
The window above is part of the Micromonospora inositola genome. Proteins encoded here:
- a CDS encoding extracellular solute-binding protein is translated as MSLTSTRVTGVLATLTAVTLATTACGGGSEPAGKDAKNITLTIASNAIAGGKNATGAEWIEKWVIPRFIEAQKAKGVTAKVSFVPSGVDDEQYKTKLALDLRSKGGADVVSVDGIWVGEFAQAGYLKPLSEVAGDQADKWDGWSQIPESVQGLGTFEDKRYGIPQGTDGRVLYYNKKLFAQAGLPADWQPKSWQEILDAGAKLKALPGVTPIQLNAGTAMGEATTMQGALPLMVGAGGEIWKDGKWAGGNQPVKDMLDLYTKIYGGGLGDPKLQQEAKGRDKSFEEFAAGKIGILAEGDYFWRSVINPKDGIAKMPDRDSTVGYAMIPAKQPGAGIRGQDFVSMSGGGVDVLNPHSKYPSQAFELLAFMHSAEATKAQLAGDARITSRMDVNKEVLAGDPMLNFVAEKVLPLTAYRPPLAVYPQVSVALQEATAAATSGKSADEAAAAYQKKVEGIVGGPGNVSS
- a CDS encoding GntR family transcriptional regulator, which gives rise to MTGPEIVVDRSSPVPLYFQVAEQFSAAIQRGELAPGDRLDSELQLADRLGLSRPTVRQAIQHLVDKGLIVRRRGVGTEVIRGEVRRAVELTSLHDDLARAGRQPSTSVLELATVVCPAQVAAALGVTAGSEVQHLRRLRFADREPLAVLENWLPLDLVRLTLDGLQSRGLYAILRAAGLRVRGAQQRIGARAATAAEAQMLGERRGAPLLTMTRTAYDDQGRYVEHGAHIYRASRYALEVTVAER
- the iolC gene encoding 5-dehydro-2-deoxygluconokinase, whose amino-acid sequence is MLDVLTIGRVGVDIYPLQIATPLAEVETFGRFLGGSATNVAVAAARYGLRAGVVTRTGADAFADYVHRALRDFGVDDSQVRPVDGLPTPVTFCEIFPPDHFPIWFYRMPTAPDLQIRPDELDLAAIVAARVFWITGTGLCQRPSRDAHTTALAARDGRPHTVLDLDYRPMFWPDPAAAAAAYAEALPRVTVAVGNLDEVEVAVGTRDPERAARLLLDRGPRLAVVKLGPDGVLASTAEQAIRVPPVPVEVVNGLGAGDAFGGALCLGLLRDWPLERTLRFANAAGAIVASRLACSSAMPDEAETEALVAQVEPAAATEGDR
- a CDS encoding RNA-guided endonuclease InsQ/TnpB family protein → MTATPAGADSGHARYTYRIRVSATARVALLAEWGRCRWVWNECVAKSKTVHQRSKAHPQDKLTCGPAQLDKMLTDARRITPWLAEGASVPQQQIIRDFGKSRSKALKDIRDRLPMRRRAGMPRFKKKDLSDPSLNYTRRGFRLCDGRLHLAGGIVVTVVWSRELPAQPSSVRVYRDGLGHWYASFVVPAPCEPLPATGAVIGVDWGVRQIATTTSDVHDLPHPRHGKKAAGKLARYQRMMARRERPKGKPATRGYRKAARQAAKVHKKIARQRQDTGRKWAKKVARNHDVIAVEDFRPTFLAKTSMARKAADAAVGATKRALIEMGRKHGRTVHLINPAHTTMDCAQCGARAKHALPLSERTYTCTTCGAVSPRDKNSARVMLVRAGLYPAGLDRVRPDRPQGDQAA
- a CDS encoding Cgl0159 family (beta/alpha)8-fold protein: MSTEYEALTRTRAHRPQAIAEAAAGRTRRPWPDHGRPLFLIAADHPARGALGVRDQPMAMAGRADLLDRLRLALSRPGVDGVLGTPDVLEDLLLLGALEDRLAIGSMNRGGLFGAAFELDDRFTAYDADSIAAMGYDGGKMLCRIDPDDHGTASTLQACARAVSALAAHRTVALVEPMWVGRTDGRVHVDLTPEAVIKSVSIGQALGTTSAYTWLKLPAIDEMDRVMAATTLPVLLLGGDPTEAPDVVYARWQRALRQPGVRGLVVGRALLYPPDDDVAAAVDLAHSLLPTRQEA
- the iolB gene encoding 5-deoxy-glucuronate isomerase encodes the protein MTGGPHLPWGTTARPPWALELTPERAGWTYAGLRVLTLPAGGEVTFATGEEEMLVLPLAGAATVHCDGLSMKLTGRASVFAAVTDFAYLPRDATVTVRGEGRFALPAARATRRLSPRYGAARDVPVELRGAGSASRQVNNFCAPEAFDCDRLVAVEVLTPGGNWSSYPPHKHEDDRVHDDGRVEAALEEIYYFEVSGAVPGDGGPVGYQRVYGTDRRPIDVLAEVRSGDLVLVPYGYHGPSMAPPGYHLYYLNVLAGPGPTRTMACVDDPRHGWIRGSWADQRVDPRLPLTRAATGDGR
- a CDS encoding RNA-guided endonuclease InsQ/TnpB family protein, translated to MLTGRRYLLALTSEQADYAEQVAAICRAVWNTALEQRREYQRRGVWITYVEQARQMAEAKRDPTCAWLADAPSHTLQQTLRDLERACKIHGTFSVRWRSKSRTAPSFRFPDPNQIQVRRLNRRWGEVRLPKLGPVRFRWTREIGGTIRNATLRRDGGRWYISFCIEDGVAAAAPNHKPAVGVDLGVAVAVVTSDGDRYDEQCVKPGEAKRLKRLQQGRSRSVESYGRNRRSKRRDAIGAQLLRLHARIRNRRSDFAAQTANRLVRGHGMVVIEDLRVAQMIRSHRGTSRQPGRNVRAKAGLNRAILAKGWGGFLLALQNSARYHGATVVKVHPACTSQTCNACKHVARESRKSQAVFRCVACGHQENADVNAAKNILAAGLAVTGRGDLAIGRSVKRQPPERLTA
- the iolD gene encoding 3D-(3,5/4)-trihydroxycyclohexane-1,2-dione acylhydrolase (decyclizing), whose amino-acid sequence is MAQALVAFLARQWSERDGRRRRLIPACFGIFGHGNVAGLGEALAGAAAAGVDLPYRLCRNEQGMVHTAAAYARMTDRLSTLACTTSIGPGATNLVTGAAGATINRLPVLLLPGDSFATRRANPVLQELEDSRSYDVSVTDALRPVSRYWDRINRPEQLPAALLAAMRVLTDPAETGAVTLALPQDVQAEAYDWPEELFAERTWHVPRPRPDEGVVRRAARIVTAAYRPVLVAGGGVIYSGATDALRGFVERHGVPVVETQAGKGALPYDHPLAAGAVGVTGTAAANEVAANADVVIGVGTRYSDFTTASGTLFGDARFVNLNITGFDAAKLSGVQVVGDARESLTALGAACGDWASPPAYRSVVAELGARWAAVVDRARHADPQAPPTQAAVIGAVNDAAGPRGVVVCAAGSMPGDLHKLWRSTDPKAYHVEYGYSCMGYEIAGGIGVRLAAPDREVFVLVGDGSYLMLPSELVTAVAEGVKLVVVLVDNQGFASIGRLSESVGAQRLGTAYRDRTGAPLPVDLAANAASLGAVVIRATTMAELRAGLEAAKAAHRTTVVHVSTDPMAAGPDGGAWWDVPVAEVSAVAAAQAARAAYETGRKARRLHLHPS